The following are encoded in a window of Mycobacterium vicinigordonae genomic DNA:
- a CDS encoding WXG100 family type VII secretion target, protein MRSVAATTDARNEEIRSMLHAFIGRVGSVPPSIWSGMAAARFKQAVDRWNAESTRLHNVLHEIAETIRYNEAALREAGQNHAHRIATAGGAL, encoded by the coding sequence ATGCGCTCGGTCGCAGCTACCACCGATGCGCGCAACGAAGAGATCCGGTCGATGCTGCACGCTTTCATCGGACGGGTGGGCAGTGTGCCGCCGTCGATCTGGAGCGGGATGGCCGCCGCGCGGTTCAAACAGGCGGTGGATCGCTGGAACGCCGAGTCGACGCGACTACACAACGTATTGCACGAGATCGCCGAAACCATCCGCTATAACGAGGCTGCGCTGCGCGAGGCCGGCCAAAATCACGCCCACCGCATCGCCACCGCTGGCGGTGCGTTGTGA
- a CDS encoding WXG100 family type VII secretion target translates to MISYDFAAIEHSIRQDIHTTSARLNAAVEELRSLVVPLQQLWTREAAAAYQAEQLRWQQSISALNHILVELGNAVRDGAAEVADADRRAAGSWGRF, encoded by the coding sequence GTGATCTCGTACGACTTCGCCGCCATTGAACACTCGATTCGTCAGGACATTCACACGACCTCGGCCCGTCTCAACGCCGCCGTCGAGGAGCTCAGGTCCCTGGTGGTGCCGCTGCAGCAACTGTGGACCCGCGAAGCGGCGGCCGCGTACCAGGCCGAACAGCTCAGGTGGCAGCAGTCGATTAGCGCGCTCAATCACATCCTGGTGGAGCTGGGAAATGCGGTCCGGGACGGCGCGGCCGAGGTAGCTGACGCTGACCGCCGCGCGGCTGGCAGCTGGGGGCGCTTTTGA
- the rplM gene encoding 50S ribosomal protein L13, protein MPTYAPKAGDTTRSWYVIDATDVVLGRLAVAAANLLRGKHKPTFAPNVDGGDFVIVINADKVAISGDKLQSKMAYSHSGYPGGLRKRSIGELMQKHPDRVVEKAIVGMLPKNKLSRQVQKKLRVYAGPEHPHTAQQPVPYEIKQVAQ, encoded by the coding sequence GTGCCCACATATGCGCCCAAGGCGGGTGACACCACGAGGTCGTGGTACGTCATCGACGCCACGGACGTGGTGCTTGGCCGCCTTGCTGTCGCAGCTGCCAATCTGCTGCGCGGTAAGCACAAGCCGACGTTCGCGCCCAACGTCGATGGCGGCGATTTCGTCATCGTCATCAACGCCGACAAGGTCGCCATCAGCGGTGACAAACTGCAGAGCAAGATGGCCTACAGCCACTCGGGGTATCCCGGCGGTCTGCGCAAGCGCAGCATCGGCGAGCTGATGCAGAAGCACCCTGACCGGGTGGTGGAAAAGGCAATCGTCGGCATGCTGCCGAAGAACAAGCTGAGCCGTCAGGTCCAGAAGAAGCTGCGGGTCTATGCGGGCCCGGAGCATCCGCACACCGCTCAGCAGCCGGTTCCGTACGAGATCAAGCAGGTGGCCCAATGA
- the rpsI gene encoding 30S ribosomal protein S9, producing MTETSVEATEVVEAAIEAAPMAESFVFERPIQTVGRRKEAVVRVRLVPGTGKFDLNGRSLEDYFPNKVHQQLIKAPLVTVERVDSYDIYALLHGGGPSGQAGALRLGIARALIVATPEDRPALKKAGFLTRDPRATERKKYGLKKARKAPQYSKR from the coding sequence ATGACCGAGACCAGTGTGGAGGCCACCGAAGTGGTGGAAGCCGCGATCGAGGCCGCGCCCATGGCCGAATCGTTCGTCTTCGAGCGCCCCATCCAGACCGTCGGCCGCCGCAAGGAGGCCGTGGTACGGGTTCGCCTGGTGCCCGGCACCGGCAAGTTCGACCTCAACGGGCGCAGCCTGGAGGACTACTTCCCGAACAAGGTGCACCAGCAGCTCATCAAAGCGCCGCTAGTCACTGTCGAGCGGGTGGACAGCTACGACATCTACGCGCTGCTCCACGGCGGCGGGCCGTCGGGCCAGGCCGGAGCGCTGCGGCTCGGCATTGCCCGGGCCTTGATCGTGGCCACGCCGGAGGACCGGCCTGCGCTGAAGAAGGCCGGCTTCCTGACCCGTGACCCGCGTGCCACCGAGCGCAAGAAGTACGGACTGAAGAAGGCCCGCAAGGCACCTCAGTACAGCAAGCGCTGA